One window from the genome of Chiloscyllium plagiosum isolate BGI_BamShark_2017 chromosome 31, ASM401019v2, whole genome shotgun sequence encodes:
- the tpgs1 gene encoding tubulin polyglutamylase complex subunit 1 — translation MAAAAVSGRSGPHSRPPVPAALTSTLREALLKVLENRPEDPVCFLSEYFGNLSAASEGATEKPAPKQQQELVSRALRQLLLCHYSRPAFSRNLASAFQILSSPIGKKKKPGLKGRTYTELLRQICAGAQLSACSLIHKLQCWDHEAVPFGVFRHGVLTCLIFMEFVKISGRLFDVVADSDEADQTVCHVLLEALKDAVSIGDSSNSAGYLDAGSKLAPDQLGLAMERAVRLRKKESVTSISKEEFVLLTAPLFIEKVKPIS, via the exons ATGGCGGCGGCCGCGGTTTCCGGTCGTTCGGGGCCGCATTCGAGGCCTCCCGTCCCGGCCGCTCTCACATCCACGCTCCGGGAGGCGCTGCTCAAGGTCCTGGAGAACAGGCCCGAGGATCCCGTCTGTTTCCTGAGCGAATACTTCGGGAACCTGTCGGCGGCCTCGGAGGGAGCGACCGAGAAACCCGCCCCGAAACAGCAGCAG GAGCTGGTCTCGAGAGCCTTGAGGCAGCTGCTGCTTTGTCACTACAGCCGACCAGCCTTCAGCAGGAACCTAGCTTCAGCCTTCCAGATCCTGAGCTCCCccattggcaagaagaagaaaCCTGGCCTGAAGGGTAGAACCTACACTGAGCTCCTGAGACAGATCTGTGCAGGGGCCCAGCTCTCAGCCTGCTCCCTGATCCACAAACTGCAGTGTTGGGATCACGAAGCTGTTCCTTTTGGCGTCTTCAGACATGGGGTATTGACCTGCCTCATCTTCATGGAGTTTGTGAAGATTTCTGGCAGATTGTTTGATGTGGTGGCTGACTCTGACGAAGCTGATCAGACTGTGTGTCACGTTCTGCTTGAAGCTTTGAAAGATGCAGTTAGCATCGGAGACTCTTCCAATTCTGCCGGTTACCTGGATGCTGGCTCCAAGTTAGCTCCAGACCAGCTCGGGCTGGCCATGGAAAGAGCGGTGAGGCTACGGAAAAAAGAATCGGTCACATCGATAAGCAAGGAAGAGTTTGTCCTGCTCACTGCTCCTCTCTTCATTGAGAAAGTAAAACCCATCAGTTGA